Proteins from one Chroococcidiopsis sp. CCMEE 29 genomic window:
- a CDS encoding GNAT family N-acetyltransferase, which produces MNIQEAFNAAATNYDYLRRTLIPCFDDFYGTAVEMIPGDRTAPLKVLDLGAGTGLFSGMVQAVFPNAELTLLDIATEMLEQAKARFHQLGKSPSILIGDYIKTDLGGSYDLIVSALSIHHLPDSDKERLYQRIYNALKPGGMFINAEQVLGRTPELEQFYQQQWLDTVRDRGISDEHLRAAQHRMTYDDLATLDAQLQWLEATGFENVDCWYKHFSFAVFGGYRPEQEPKTQQPTLHTQRLILRPFTLTDAPDVQRLAGAREVAAMTLAIPHPYKDGMAEGWIKTHPAAFEKKKAVNLAIALRETGELCGAIGLGIDAENNNAEIGYWIGKPYWGQGYCTEAAAVLLQYGFEVLGLHRIHSTHFSHNPASGRVMQKIGMSYEGCRREYTLKWGKFEDLVLYGILKSDWQQRQKP; this is translated from the coding sequence ATGAACATTCAAGAAGCGTTTAATGCTGCTGCTACCAATTATGATTACCTCCGTCGCACGCTGATTCCGTGTTTTGATGACTTTTACGGCACAGCCGTTGAGATGATCCCTGGCGATCGCACTGCTCCCTTAAAGGTTCTCGACTTGGGTGCAGGTACCGGACTTTTCTCAGGTATGGTTCAGGCAGTCTTTCCCAACGCCGAATTGACGCTGCTGGACATCGCAACTGAGATGTTGGAGCAGGCAAAGGCTCGCTTTCATCAGCTGGGGAAATCTCCCAGCATTTTGATTGGCGACTACATTAAAACAGATCTCGGCGGTTCATACGACCTGATCGTTTCTGCCTTGTCTATTCATCACCTACCCGATTCAGATAAAGAGCGCCTGTATCAGCGAATCTACAATGCGCTCAAGCCAGGAGGTATGTTTATTAATGCCGAGCAAGTTTTAGGCAGAACGCCTGAGCTAGAGCAGTTTTATCAACAACAGTGGCTAGATACCGTACGCGATCGCGGCATTTCAGACGAACATCTGCGCGCCGCCCAGCATCGGATGACCTACGATGATCTGGCAACCCTTGACGCTCAATTACAATGGCTGGAAGCCACAGGATTTGAGAATGTAGATTGTTGGTACAAGCATTTCAGCTTTGCCGTGTTTGGCGGCTATCGTCCTGAACAAGAGCCAAAAACGCAACAGCCGACGCTCCACACTCAGCGGCTGATCCTGCGTCCCTTCACACTGACTGATGCACCCGATGTGCAACGGTTAGCTGGCGCGCGCGAAGTTGCTGCCATGACGCTGGCGATTCCCCATCCCTACAAAGATGGCATGGCAGAGGGGTGGATTAAGACTCATCCCGCAGCATTTGAAAAAAAAAAGGCAGTTAACTTGGCGATCGCTCTGCGAGAAACTGGAGAACTTTGTGGGGCGATCGGTTTAGGAATTGATGCCGAAAATAACAACGCTGAAATAGGCTACTGGATTGGCAAACCTTACTGGGGGCAAGGTTACTGTACTGAAGCCGCAGCAGTTTTGCTGCAATACGGTTTTGAGGTACTTGGACTGCACCGCATCCACTCTACCCACTTCTCGCACAACCCAGCTTCAGGACGAGTGATGCAGAAGATTGGCATGAGCTACGAAGGATGCCGCCGTGAATACACGCTGAAATGGGGAAAGTTTGAGGATCTCGTACTGTACGGCATTTTAAAAAGTGATTGGCAGCAAAGGCAAAAGCCATGA